One Longimicrobium sp. genomic region harbors:
- a CDS encoding type IV pilus twitching motility protein PilT gives MSTAEGVAVAKPGGGREFSLRDALADLVRRGGSDLHLKVGRPPVVRVNGELVETDLPVLRPDDLKRCSEQTLNPRQREEFAERKEIDFAIGVQGLGRFRANIFQQRGTLGMALRGIPFEVPGLETLDLPPVLEQIAVTPRGLVLVTGVTGSGKSTTLAAMIRHLNERRAVNIVTVEDPIEFLHRDVRSIVSQREVGADTHSFHDALRHVLRQDPDVIMLGEIRDRPSMETVLKAADTGHLVLSTLHTADAAQTIGRIISFFPPHQHQEIRGMLANALRAVVSLRLIPRADRPGRVPAAEVLVNTAAIAQLIRTGDDSQSIPDLIADGRVQYGMQTFDQSLLDLYSRGWISYEWAMHYASNPSEFALRVSGVQPGEQEVDWTGRRDA, from the coding sequence GTGAGCACGGCGGAGGGGGTGGCCGTCGCCAAGCCGGGCGGCGGCCGCGAGTTCAGCCTGCGAGATGCGCTGGCCGACCTGGTCAGGCGCGGCGGCTCCGACCTTCACCTGAAGGTGGGCCGCCCGCCGGTGGTGCGCGTCAACGGCGAGCTGGTGGAAACCGACCTCCCCGTCCTCCGCCCCGACGACCTGAAGCGGTGCAGCGAGCAGACGCTGAACCCCCGCCAGCGCGAAGAGTTCGCCGAGCGCAAGGAAATCGACTTCGCCATCGGCGTGCAGGGGCTGGGGCGCTTCCGGGCCAACATCTTCCAGCAGCGCGGCACGCTGGGGATGGCCCTACGCGGCATTCCCTTCGAGGTCCCCGGGCTGGAAACGCTGGACCTGCCCCCCGTGCTGGAGCAGATCGCCGTCACCCCCCGCGGGCTGGTGCTGGTGACGGGGGTCACCGGCTCCGGCAAATCGACCACGCTCGCGGCGATGATCCGCCACCTGAACGAGCGGCGGGCGGTGAACATCGTCACGGTCGAGGATCCCATCGAGTTCCTTCACCGCGACGTGCGCTCCATCGTCAGCCAGCGCGAGGTGGGGGCGGACACGCACTCGTTCCACGACGCGCTGCGCCACGTGCTGCGGCAGGACCCCGACGTCATCATGCTGGGGGAAATCCGCGACCGGCCGTCGATGGAAACGGTGCTCAAGGCCGCCGACACGGGGCACCTGGTGCTCAGCACGCTTCACACGGCCGACGCGGCGCAGACCATCGGCCGCATCATCTCGTTCTTTCCGCCTCACCAGCACCAGGAGATCCGGGGAATGCTGGCCAACGCGCTGCGCGCGGTGGTCTCGCTTCGCCTGATCCCCCGCGCCGACCGGCCGGGGCGCGTTCCCGCCGCCGAGGTGCTGGTGAACACCGCCGCCATCGCGCAGCTCATCCGCACGGGCGACGATTCGCAGTCCATCCCCGACCTGATCGCCGACGGCCGCGTGCAGTACGGGATGCAGACCTTCGACCAGTCGCTGCTGGACCTGTATTCGCGCGGGTGGATCAGCTACGAGTGGGCCATGCACTACGCGTCGAACCCGTCCGAGTTCGCCCTGCGCGTGTCGGGAGTTCAGCCCGGCGAGCAGGAAGTGGACTGGACGGGCCGGCGCGACGCCTGA